A region from the Mercenaria mercenaria strain notata chromosome 7, MADL_Memer_1, whole genome shotgun sequence genome encodes:
- the LOC123524212 gene encoding uncharacterized protein LOC123524212 — protein MASSKFVGSDPVDIKVHYEYHGTQRCALIDCNYADLFGMGYTEFEHFLKSEIPFLQRLFVLKISFLDDENTYVDLTERNYHRFLKLATHAFKSGTPKISVKVQEGSSPAVKGLSSLGSFNTDGTSTSKRSLNFPDDNEYRLDCTSKYRSPIELEIDLKQREVMLKNNELSEITKQYDKVWQEYNPVPAVFTDNSKGLCTRCHLRLGHTKNRCHMDECISSSVCGLIERHPAEKKEVQELSKKKQKIEGELKTLKCELKMKEKISAEATSSFEAKIHDILIRTNPAKYLTNNRRPKEGVILADSYILKQYYGSKNPSKDDLERDSDIFQTVVRSYEEKVNKRSNKPKNSVAKQLDIQLNTNTCSVVGENLQGSSMLYPYPYPYVWNYGQSFVPNFGSPGQSTSQIFGSNFRPFDTVQASPQAPVETPPPPPPQEG, from the exons ATGGCTTCTTCAAAATTTGTAGGAAGTGATCCTGTTGATATTAAAGTGCATTACGAATATCACGGGACACAAAGATGTGCTCTGATAGATTGCAACTATGCTGATTTGTTTGGAATGGGATATACTGAATTCGAACATTTCCTGAAATCGGAGATACCATTTTTACAGAGACTTTTCgtactgaaaataagttttcttgaTGATGAGAATACCTACGTGGACCTAACGGAGCGAAATTACCACAGATTTTTGAAATTAGCAACGCACGCGTTCAAAAGTGGAACTCCGAAAATCAGTGTGAAAGTACAGGAGGGTAGTTCTCCAGCGGTCAAAGGACTGTCGAGTCTAGGATCTTTTAACACGGATGGAACTTCTACATCCAAGCGATCTCTGAACTTTCCAGATGACAACGAATATAGACTAGATTGTACTAGTAAATACAGAAGTCCCATTGAATTGGAAATAGACTTAAAACAACGCGAAGTCATGTTAAAGAATAACGAATTAAGTGAAATTACGAAACAATACGATAAAGTTTGGCAGGAATACAATCCCGTTCCTGCTGTTTTCACGGATAATTCGAAAGGTTTATGTACCAGATGCCATCTGCGACTCGGACACACGAAAAATCg TTGTCACATGGATGAATGCATTTCATCATCAGTATGTGGATTGATAGAGCGCCACCCAGCTGAAAAAAAGGAAGTGCAAGAActgtcaaaaaagaaacagaagatTGAGGGTGAACTGAAAACACTAaaatgtgagctaaaaatgaaggaaaaaataTCTGCTGAAGCAACTAGTTCCTTTGAAGCTAAAATTCATGACATATTAATCCGTACAAATCCTGCCAAGTATCTAACAAACAATAGAAGGCCAAAAGAAGGAGTTATTCTAGCagattcatatattttaaaacaatactatGGTAGCAAGAACCCTTCAAAGGACGACCTTGAACGAGACAGTGATATATTTCAAACTGTTGTTCGCTCATACGAAGAGAAAGTGAACAAACGGAGTAACAAACCAAAAAATAGTGTAGCTAAACAGTTAGATATTCAGTTGAATACAAATACATGTTCTGTTGTTGGGGAAAATTTACAGGGTTCTTCTATGCTTTACCCATATCCCTATCCATATGTCTGGAATTACGGTCAAAGTTTTGTGCCGAATTTTGGTTCACCTGGACAGAGTACATCGCAAATATTTGGGTCAAACTTCAGACCGTTTGATACAGTCCAAGCATCACCACAAGCACCAGTGGAGACgccgccaccaccaccaccacaagaGGGCTGA
- the LOC123556004 gene encoding zinc finger protein draculin-like encodes MPNIETSRGDLIDFDISDKSSCPKSQHPPVEEEPDYLEQSEEIDQCPSYARAFRENTKTGKKSAINSQTSSRTRRAIRTPEHLKDYICVVKMNTQQLYHDHDERSQYTCDTCGKSYSSKSNVKKHIHEKHNKYLEYYACTEKCDGRFVRRSYLSQHLKKHHGLSDTKSKRRSRRVRKVSRSADNYYIDISDGESFF; translated from the coding sequence ATGCCTAATATCGAAACCAGTAGGGGCGACCTAATTGATTTTGATATAAGTGATAAATCAAGTTGCCCCAAATCACAACATCCGCCGGTTGAGGAAGAACCAGATTATTTGGAGCAGTCGGAAGAAATAGATCAATGCCCGTCCTATGCACGTGCATTTCGTGAAAATACAAAAACAGGTAAGAAATCTGCCATTAATTCTCAAACATCCAGTCGTACTAGACGTGCTATTCGAACTCCCGAACATTTGAAAGATTACATTTGCGTAGTGAAAATGAATACTCAACAACTCTATCATGATCATGATGAACGCAGCCAGTACACATGTGATACGTGTGGAAAAAGTTACAGCAGCAAAAGTAACGTGAAAAAACATATCCATGAAAAGCACAATAAATATCTGGAGTACTATGCTTGTACAGAGAAGTGTGACGGGCGCTTCGTAAGACGTTCATATCTGTCGCAACATCTGAAGAAACATCATGGATTGTCTGATACTAAATCAAAAAGGCGGAGTCGACGTGTAAGAAAAGTTTCACGCAGTGCGGATAACTATTATATTGATATCAGTGATGGAGAAAGCTTTTTTTGA